The Podospora pseudopauciseta strain CBS 411.78 chromosome 2 map unlocalized CBS411.78m_2, whole genome shotgun sequence genome has a window encoding:
- a CDS encoding uncharacterized protein (COG:S; EggNog:ENOG503NZBS), which produces MAVGTLSLFFPVFIPAATAGLVYAGHRATYLDWRAILTEFLTGPGRTSRILLLLFLGLNWKSLPLGWTARIFHSFIFHFARRPKTLPQRALFHYSVTSSRTSLLETDYNFHKSNSTYFADVDVSRSHLVTHLLGPSMPIIGDNEKNKLVLDKDGKVIKGSFGIGLGAVFCSFRREIGPMQGYEMWSRIVSWDRKWLYIVTHFVVKGKVKPTSWDGRWKGPTRSKIQKAEDGSAVEEPDWSKYIHATAISKYVFKLGRFTIHPSIMIQAGGLLPERPSGWRGGEDDCGDLVDLGEIDAEGEWDWKKVEAERRKGLDYANHFGALDGTNLLFDGGEDGAIGNFPIG; this is translated from the exons ATGGCTGTCGGAacgctctctctctttttccccGTCTTCATCCCGGCCGCCACAGCGGGATTGGTCTATGCTGGTCACCGCGCAACTTACCTCGACTGGAGGGCGATCTTGACCGAGTTTCTCACGGGACCTGGTCGGACAAGTCGGATCCTACTTCTGCTGTTTTTGGGTCTCAACTGGAAGAGCTTGCCCCTTGGGTGGACG GCTCGGATCTTCCATTCCTTCATTTTCCACTTCGCGCGCCGCCCAAAGACTCTTCCTCAGCGCGCCCTCTTCCACTACAGCGTTACCTCCTCTCGTACCTCTCTCCTTGAAACCGACTACAACTTCCACAAGTCCAACTCGACCTACTTTGCCGATGTCGACGTTTCGCGCTCCCACCTGGTCACTCATCTGCTGGGTCCATCCATGCCAATCATTGGCGACAACGAGAAGAACAAGCTGGTTCTTGACAAGGATGGTAAGGTGATTAAGGGGAGCTTTGGCATAGGCCTGGGAGCCGTCTTTTGCTCTTTCCGCCGCGAGATTGGCCCCATGCAAGGTTACGAGATGTGGAGCAGAATCGTGAGCTGGGATCGCAAGTGGCTTTACATTGTGACACACTTTGTTGTCAAGGGCAAGGTCAAGCCTACCAGCTGGGACGGCAGGTGGAAGGGTCCGACACGCAGCAAGATCCAAAAGGCCGAGGATGGGTCGGCCGTGGAGGAGCCGGATTGGAGCAAGTACATTcacgccaccgccatcagcAAGTACGTGTTCAAGCTAGGGCGCTTCACCATTCACCCTTCGATCATGATCCAGGCTGGTGGCTTGTTGCCCGAGAGACCAAGTGGCtggagaggtggtgaggatgactGCGGAGACCTGGTTGACTTGGGAGAGATCGATGCTGAGGGCGAGTGGGACTGGAAGAAGGTTGAGGCTGAGCGGAGAAAGGGTCTGGATTATGCTAATCACTTTGGGGCGTTGGACGGCACGAATCTTTTGTTTGATggtggcgaggatggcgCTATTGGCAACTTCCCTATTGGTTAA
- a CDS encoding uncharacterized protein (COG:S; EggNog:ENOG503P5NF), producing the protein MSPAPLPWDTLCSMTLAMSLNRVYTGYYPHQFKNLEAFDFVTEPPYFEYPIMPGDIYTSGPPGPDRVIFDDDGVVEGLITHSGASKDGFMACKEKTMSA; encoded by the exons ATGTCTCCCGCGCCATTGCCTTGGGATACGCTCTGCTCCATGACCCTAGCTATGTCG CTCAACCGCGTGTATACAGGCTACTATCCCCACCAGTTCAAGAACCTCGAGGCCTTCGACTTTGTCACAGAACCTCCCTATTTCGAGTATCCCATCATGCCAGGTGACATATACACCTCTGGTCCTCCAGGGCCCGACCGCGTGATTTTCGATGACGATGGCGTGGTCGAGGGCTTGATCACCCACAGTGGTGCGAGCAAAGATGGATTTATGGCTTGCAAAGAAAAGACGATGTCAGCGTAA
- a CDS encoding uncharacterized protein (COG:S; EggNog:ENOG503P6JQ): MVSVKSILLAAMATVVYGAPCQPTFVPTLPKTGGARELPSPPPSFTLKKIAVGHGIQNYTCVDTTSAPKADGAVAILYDVTKYAPGTPKTGIAKALWDRIPSALLLKPLTLNKLAGTKYGAHATAPFPKEEDLKLLGFPIAEYLGHHYFDISSTPMFDLNRVGLKASVTKLDNVDAPANADKGPLKTGAVAWLQLGDSGKGLSSGITQVYRVITAGGVGQKCDVAGVGVHSVPYTTFYWFF, encoded by the exons ATGGTGTCAGTCAAGTCGATACTTCTTGCCGCGATGGCCACAGTAGTATATGGTGCCCCATGCCAACCGACATTTGTGCCAACTCTTCCTAAGACTGGAG GTGCCCGAGAActcccctcaccaccaccgagctTCACCCTCAAGAAGATTGCCGTCGGCCATGGTATCCAAAATTACACATGCGTTGACACCACCTCTGCCCCTAAGGCCGATGGTGCCGTTGCTATTCTCTACGACGTGACAAAGTACGCCCCAGGAACGCCAAAGACCGGCATTGCCAAAGCACTCTGGGATAGGATCCCCTCTGCGCTTCTTCTCAAGCCTCTGACTCTCAACAAGCTCGCGGGAACCAAGTATGGTGCTCATGCCACAGCGCCATtccccaaggaggaggacctgAAGCTGCTCGGTTTTCCCATCGCTGAGTATCTTGGCCATCACTACTTCGACATCAGCAGCACCCCGATGTTCGACCTCAACCGGGTCGGGCTCAAGGCCAGTGTGACAAAGTTGGATAATGTGGATGCCCCTGCCAACGCTGACAAGGGCCCTCTCAAGACTGGAGCCGTGGCCTGGCTCCAGCTTGGAGATAGCGGGAAGGGCCTCTCGAGTGGGATCACCCAGGTTTACCGTGTCATCACAGCCGGTGGCGTGGGGCAAAAGTGCGATGTTGCTGGTGTCGGTGTGCACAGCGTTCCTTACACCACCTTTTACTGGTTCTTCTAA
- the tmk2 gene encoding mitogen activated protein kinase 2 (COG:T; EggNog:ENOG503NVP2), whose amino-acid sequence MGDLQGRKVFKVFNQDFIVDERYTVTKELGQGAYGIVCAAVNNQTNEGVAIKKVTNVFSKKILAKRALREIKLLQHFRGHRNITCLYDMDIPRPDSFNETYLYEELMECDLAAIIRSGQPLTDAHFQSFIYQILCGLKYIHSANVLHRDLKPGNLLVNADCELKICDFGLARGFSVDPEENAGYMTEYVATRWYRAPEIMLSFQNYTKAIDVWSVGCILAELLGGRPFFKGRDYVDQLNQILHILGTPNEETLSRIGSPRAQEYVRNLPFMAKKSFPSLFPNANPDALDLLDRMLAFDPSRRISVEEALEHPYLAIWHDASDEPDCPTTFNFDFEVIDDVNEMRKMILSEVVNFRAQVRTVPGQAGSAGNIQQAPSNVPIPAGGPGQQWTAEDPRPMEYGNQMQGLEAELGGR is encoded by the exons ATGGGCGATCTCCAGGGCCGTAAGGTGTTCAAGGTGTTCAACCAAGACTTCATCGTCGATGAAAGATACACCGTGACCAAGGAGCTTGGTCAGGGCGCATACGGCATTGTCTG TGCCGCGGTGAACAACCAGACCAACGAGGGTGTTGCCATCAAAAAGGTCACCAATGTGTTCAGCAAGAAGATTTTGGCCAAGCGCGCCCTGCGCGAGATCAAGCTCCTGCAGCACTTCAGGGGTCACCGAAAT ATCACCTGCTTGTATGATATGGATATTCCCAGACCAGACAGCTTCAACGAGACATATCTTTATGAGG AGTTGATGGAGTGCGATCTTGCTGCCATCATTCGTTCCGGCCAGCCTCTTACCGACGCCCATTTCCAGTCTTTCATTTACCAAATCCTCTGCGGTCTGAAATACATTCACTCAGCCAACGTTCTCCATCGCGATCTCAAGCCAGGAAACTTGCTTGTCAACGCCGACTGCGAACTGAAGATTTGCGATTTCGGTCTGGCGCGTGGCTTCTCGGTTGATCCCGAGGAAAATGCCGGGTACATGACTGAGTATGTCGCGACGAGATGGTACCGCGCGCCCGAAATCATGTTGAGCTTCCAGAATTACACCAAAGCTA TTGACGTATGGTCTGTCGGTTGCATTCTCGCTGAGCTCCTTGGCGGTCGCCCCTTTTTCAAGGGTCGCGATTACGTCGACCAGCTGAACCAAATTCTCCACATTCTTGGTACCCCTAATGAGGAAACCTTGTCTCGCATCGGTTCCCCTAGGGCCCAGGAATACGTGCGGAATCTTCCTTTCATGGCCAAGAAGTCATTCCCTTCGCTCTTCCCTAATGCCAACCCGGACGCTCTCGACCTCTTGGACCGTATGCTTGCTTTCGACCCCTCTCGCCGCATCAGTGTCGAGGAGGCCCTCGAACACCCCTATCTTGCCATCTGGCACGACGCTAGTGACGAGCCCGACTGCCCAACCACTTTCAACTTTGACTTCGAGGTCATCGATGATGTCAATGAAATGCGCAAGATGATCCTCAGCGAGGTTGTCAACTTCAGAGCCCAAGTCCGCACTGTCCCTGGCCAGGCGGGCTCTGCCGGTAACATCCAACAGGCGCCATCAAACGTCCCCATTCCTGCAGGTGGACCCGGCCAGCAGTGGACGGCCGAGGACCCAAGACCGATGGAGTACGGTAACCAAATGCAGGGTCTCGAGGCTGAGCTCGGAGGCAGATAG
- a CDS encoding uncharacterized protein (EggNog:ENOG503P81X; COG:S) encodes MTSSKASPSPPPSTTESTQQNPQSEEMVTPTASDISSVLDSPANKAQEAHHIAFFNSIPWCSSLLGSTPNLIISQSVSRIIRPSGCEEDALISQTLNSPDAIPAYITFYSPPPKPTDYVNEIKSLIALGPKVNGWEGICHGGIVMTLLDEVMGQIFAVNKDSGAMGSKMPLLTGYLNTAFKRPVRTGTKEKPAIVLVVARMTKIEGRKHFCEGVVYGDEEGRNELARAEALFVQLREQKL; translated from the coding sequence ATGACATCCTCCAAagcctcaccatcaccaccaccatcaacaaccgaAAGTACACAACAAAACCCACAATCAGAAGAAATGGTCACCCCAACCGCCTCGGACATCTCCTCCGTCCTCGACTCCCCGGCCAACAAGGCGCAGGAAGCCCACCAcatcgccttcttcaactcaATACCCTGgtgctcctccctcctcggctccacccccaacctcatcatctcccagTCCGTCTCCCGCATCATCCGCCCGTCTGGGTGCGAGGAGGACGCGCTCATCTCGCAGACGCTAAACTCGCCGGACGCCATCCCGGCCTACATCACTTTTtactctccccctcccaaacctaCGGATTATGTCAATGAGATCAAGTCGCTTATTGCCTTGGGACCGAAGGTGAATGGGTGGGAGGGTATCTGCCATGGGGGGATTGTCATGACGCTTTTGGATGAGGTGATGGGGCAGATTTTTGCGGTCAACAAGGACAGCGGGGCGATGGGGAGCAAGATGCCGCTTTTGACGGGGTATCTGAACACTGCGTTTAAGAGGCCTGTGAGAACAGGGACGAAGGAGAAGCCGGCGATTGTGTTGGTTGTTGCTAGGATGACCAAGATCGAGGGAAGGAAGCACTTTTgcgagggggtggtgtatggggatgaggaggggaggaatgAGCTGGCGAGGGCGGAGGCCTTGTTTGTGCAGTTGAGGGAGCAGAAGCTGTGA